The region TCTTCTAGCAGCTGCAGTCAGTTTATCGGTAACCTGTCCGCGCAAAAGAAGGTTAGGCAACATAGTATGGAGAGCTCATGACGTAAACAAAAGGAGTTAGAACTGTTATTGGAGAACTCACCATTATGAATCAAAACAATCATCAAACACTGTACACGAACTCGCATGTTATCTTCTTGTTAGAGGCATGTACTCTTCACTTGCAACTCTCATTTTAAAGCCCGATAATGCCTTTCTTAATCCATCATTATTAGTAACTTGTACGCCTACCATGAATTTTGCGCATACCGGCCGGTGGTCGGAAAACCTGGACTCTCCACGTACGTAAGATAGTTGACGAATCCCATCTCCATACCAAAGTATTCTATCACACCTGCAATTTTGTTTAACTATTCAAGTACTTATTcgtaaaaaaatttcatttcagtAATATAGGTGTAGGTTTTTTCTGTATATACCATGCTGgagttcttcttttcttttgtgtttcgATGGTCTCTCCAGCGTAAATGTCTGAGTTATAGGAGTATTTGTACGTTGGCGCGAAGGAGATCTCTCCCTCTTTCCATCCTCTGAACACTCGCCCTGCTTCCCTCTGAATTTTCAGCTGCCAGAACATGGACCGAATTCAGTTCGAGTATGCGGCAAAAAGAGAGGGATTAAAGCTAAACACACCTCTGGAGAGAGTAAATACTGTGGCTGTTAGTACAATATGCCGATGTTGCATACAGTAACAAACATTCCTCAtgtttattgaataataatgaAAACGTCTTAAGCTCCATATACGATAACATTCTTGTATTCCACCCAGAtgatttcggttttttttaatttaaccctagaCAAAGATTCGCacaaaaagataaggaaaagatTTGTTCTTCAGATCTGTAGAGAACAAAATATTTGATGCCATTTTCACATTGCGTACAACTCCTTCCAAAGTTATTCTATTCAACGTAAAGGAAGGTACCTGATCTTTGTCAAGAAGTGTGTCCAAGTTATACTGCTCCAGAAGCCTTCGAGTCTCGGAGTAGCTCAAAGCTATCCTGTAATTCAAGTCCCCTAACCATATGACCCGACTAGGGCCATCAAAACAGATTTTAGAGAACATATATAGATGAGTAGAGTATCAAGGGATTCAATTAACAAAGATTTTCCAACGACAGGATTAGACTATTAATTGTTCAATAATTTCAGAGATGCTTACTCATGTTCCATGATTTTCTCAGGCATCCAACTACATGGAGATTTGCATATCCTTGAAAATTGTGTGTTCTTAATTATCTCTATGACATCCAAATTTCTCCTACGTTCATCTCCTTCTTTCTCTCCCGACGCCAAGTGACAACAAACAAAGCAGAAGCTAGTCTGATGGAAAGACATGCTAACAGATATACACCCCTGCAACCAGAGAATTAAACATGATTTCAAATGAGGAAGGTCTATGATTCTATCTTGATTTTCAACCATGAACCATGGACAGCTTATGTTCATAAACAATGCATGTCTATGTCTTAAATTACCTTGTTCCCAAGACAGCCTAAGATCCCACGGCCAACGTTAGAGATTCTCAAATGGCTTACATGTTGCACAAGCTCCTTCCTGACCCAAACAGTAACAAATATTCCGACCATTTGTTTCCCTGTTATAAGGCTGTACTTCATCTGGTTGGCACTAGCTGGAGTGGAAATTTCTGAAGATACATGATTGCTAAGTCCATCTTCATCCTCTTCCGAGGAACAGTAATCCTCGGTCATATTTGTTGATGGGGGCCAAACACAGCAATCCCTGCTATACTTCCTTTCCAATATGGGAGAGCAGTTGCAAGTCTTCAGCCTCCGTCGACTCTCAGTCCTGAAAGACTTGCAGACCTTTTTAAGAGAAGGCTTTTGGAAGAGAAGTGAGCTGCAAAGGGGTGATTTTGATCTTCTTGAAGCCACACTATATGATCTATTCAGTGATTGATTAATTAAAGCCAGCCATTTTGCGGCAGGCTCGCTGTCTTCTGCCACAAGCACATTTCCAGCGTTCAGTGGAACAATTTCCTGAAAACTGGCAATccaaaaaggaaacaaaatgaaGAGCAAATCAACTTACCTTATTTCactaaaagaatttaatattttagttaattatcataaaatctaaaatacaaagaaacaGCAGGAGAAGGGGGAGAAAGCATACCCTAAGACATATATATCTGATTCATCACGAACCTGAAGAAAATCATCGAGGTTGAGGCCACTGTGAGGAGATTTCCCTCCGACGTTCCATGTTGCCACGAAAACACTATGAAGGGAGAAGTTTTCGACCAGAAACTATTAGATTTTTCATATAAGCAGATACattaattgagataaaaaaaaaagggcggAGACAACAAAATATCGAAACTAGGATCTTTTGCTTACCTAAATGACTGGACTTGACTGCTTGACATTGGAGAGCTTAATTGGTGAGAAAAGAGAGACTTGAGTGATGGATCAGAAAGTGCTTCTGCAATTGGAAAGAGGAAGATGGAATTTATGCAAAAACTTCAAAATTGTAATCGGAAATTGAGGATAAAAAGCAATTTGTGCAAGAAAAACTTGCTTTGAAAGGTATACATCTGTGGTTGCAGAGAAATCCAAGCATTTCTCAAAGTATACCCACTCATCTCATAGTTAACAAGTACTTGAAAAGAAAGATAAGGAAGGATAGGAGAGACCATCCACCTGGGGTGATTTAGACAGAGAAAAGATATACCACTCTTGCTTCCTTTCTTCCACTGGATAAAGTCCAAAATGAATATGTTCTCAATTTTGGAGCAAATTGCAATGATGCTCTTGTCACTGTCAACCTTTAACTTTTCTTAACTATGCCTTCGCAACCCTTCATCTTTACATTTTGGACTCGTTTTTTGACTTGCCATGGaagtcaaaaaacaaaaaataagaataggAGAAAATGATCTGAATCGtggaagaaagaaaatggaatGGCGAGAAGAAAATTATATCTCTAGGAATCTtccatttccaaaaaaaactgaaaaagagAGGTTCCTTAACACAATTCAAGAGAGAAACAATGATCGCAAGTGATTCATTTACATATCAGATGAATCAAACGAAACTTCCTCTGCCTTCCTCCCTCTTACCTCCTTCTGCAAGATAAGTTTTCGCAGAAAAGACTGCAAAACACAGCAAAAAATAACTGTAGACCAGAGAAAGAATGAACAAATAATGTATTCTAAGTGATCAAAAACTGTAGTAAATGCAATAGCCTGTGGTGAAATATGTAAATCTCTCAAAATAAAGAGCATGGTCACCTATTCAATTCTTATGAATCACAGAAAGATTGAAAAAACAGCAGAAATAAAGTAGCAGCAAAAGGCaaggattaaaagaaaaaataaacctacATTAATTACCTTCTTGTTCTGGTCTTGATTCTCTAGTGTCATGTCTGAAAATGCTCTATTTTCATCAAAAACCttcaaaaatatagtaattGCATCAGAGTCCATGAATCAGAAATCCCATAAGAATATtggggaaaaaacaaagaaggggAGGAGAGATAGGAGTGACAGGGACATAAAAATCATGTCATGGTTAAACAAGGTAATAAATCAATAGGCCGTAAAACAGAGTCAAGAATATCAATCCATCAACAATCAACCGTGCCAATCAATGAACTTAGCATTAAagaataatgataaataaataaaagtgcgGATCCAAAAATTCTGATCATGTCCATATTTTCATCCAAGAAACATTCAACATTCAGCAATGCCAGATGATCCAAAACACAATTAGGCCCAACTACAGAAGCAAACATTCTGTTAAAGCTATGAATTCCATTTACCAGAAAACAAAGATGACAGTACTATCACATCCATGGAAAGAGAGAATCAAAGACATAAATAAGAGCTACAACAAAAAGCTGACAGCCCAAATGGGGTTTCCTCGAAAAAGTCAACTTTCCAAGCAAACGCATCCCAGCCAATGAAAACATATGGAAAACTGAGctgcaaaagaaaaggcaagtagccaagaaaagaaaagaaatactcaaatgaaagaaaaagaacctGTATATCCTGTTCTAGAACTGGGGAAGGACTATTATCTATCTGTGGTAAGCAAGTATTGAAGTTAACAAAAGGTTTCTCTTTGTTTCTATGATTGATGTACGTGCACTTGGGGTGTCTTcttttcttgataaaaatatcagGGCATTCTCAAACCTATTTTAAGCTCTAAAATAGATTTTAACCAGATCGTTCGTGTTATGTattcaaacaaattaattatccaaCAACAACTCAAGGTTAGGTCACagatatttttgtttaagaaaaatcaaaatgatattattttaatttaaaaattaacaagttGAACTAGGTCACCAATCAGCCTGGACAAATGACCAATGGAtcaagtttttttccttcttttatttgtttctttaaccCGTAACTATTCATGCCTAGGTGAAGGGTTTCACAACTCTACGTCTTTCATTGATCAAT is a window of Populus nigra chromosome 10, ddPopNigr1.1, whole genome shotgun sequence DNA encoding:
- the LOC133704871 gene encoding type I inositol polyphosphate 5-phosphatase 10-like isoform X1; the protein is MVSPILPYLSFQVLVNYEMSGYTLRNAWISLQPQMYTFQKALSDPSLKSLFSHQLSSPMSSSQVQSFSVFVATWNVGGKSPHSGLNLDDFLQVRDESDIYVLGFQEIVPLNAGNVLVAEDSEPAAKWLALINQSLNRSYSVASRRSKSPLCSSLLFQKPSLKKVCKSFRTESRRRLKTCNCSPILERKYSRDCCVWPPSTNMTEDYCSSEEDEDGLSNHVSSEISTPASANQMKYSLITGKQMVGIFVTVWVRKELVQHVSHLRISNVGRGILGCLGNKGCISVSMSFHQTSFCFVCCHLASGEKEGDERRRNLDVIEIIKNTQFSRICKSPCSWMPEKIMEHDRVIWLGDLNYRIALSYSETRRLLEQYNLDTLLDKDQLKIQREAGRVFRGWKEGEISFAPTYKYSYNSDIYAGETIETQKKRRTPAWCDRILWYGDGIRQLSYVRGESRFSDHRPVCAKFMVGVQVTNNDGLRKALSGFKMRVASEEYMPLTRR
- the LOC133704871 gene encoding type I inositol polyphosphate 5-phosphatase 10-like isoform X2; this encodes MSSSQVQSFSVFVATWNVGGKSPHSGLNLDDFLQVRDESDIYVLGFQEIVPLNAGNVLVAEDSEPAAKWLALINQSLNRSYSVASRRSKSPLCSSLLFQKPSLKKVCKSFRTESRRRLKTCNCSPILERKYSRDCCVWPPSTNMTEDYCSSEEDEDGLSNHVSSEISTPASANQMKYSLITGKQMVGIFVTVWVRKELVQHVSHLRISNVGRGILGCLGNKGCISVSMSFHQTSFCFVCCHLASGEKEGDERRRNLDVIEIIKNTQFSRICKSPCSWMPEKIMEHDRVIWLGDLNYRIALSYSETRRLLEQYNLDTLLDKDQLKIQREAGRVFRGWKEGEISFAPTYKYSYNSDIYAGETIETQKKRRTPAWCDRILWYGDGIRQLSYVRGESRFSDHRPVCAKFMVGVQVTNNDGLRKALSGFKMRVASEEYMPLTRR
- the LOC133705804 gene encoding uncharacterized protein LOC133705804 — encoded protein: MSKGRPQQVDIPIKEEVHKEEEDFSNSKEEVLGIQDLEEEVVETPPEEKRRHPKCTYINHRNKEKPFVNFNTCLPQIDNSPSPVLEQDIQVFDENRAFSDMTLENQDQNKKSFLRKLILQKEVRGRKAEEVSFDSSDM
- the LOC133704871 gene encoding type I inositol polyphosphate 5-phosphatase 10-like isoform X3 — translated: MIFFSFQEIVPLNAGNVLVAEDSEPAAKWLALINQSLNRSYSVASRRSKSPLCSSLLFQKPSLKKVCKSFRTESRRRLKTCNCSPILERKYSRDCCVWPPSTNMTEDYCSSEEDEDGLSNHVSSEISTPASANQMKYSLITGKQMVGIFVTVWVRKELVQHVSHLRISNVGRGILGCLGNKGCISVSMSFHQTSFCFVCCHLASGEKEGDERRRNLDVIEIIKNTQFSRICKSPCSWMPEKIMEHDRVIWLGDLNYRIALSYSETRRLLEQYNLDTLLDKDQLKIQREAGRVFRGWKEGEISFAPTYKYSYNSDIYAGETIETQKKRRTPAWCDRILWYGDGIRQLSYVRGESRFSDHRPVCAKFMVGVQVTNNDGLRKALSGFKMRVASEEYMPLTRR